A section of the Serratia liquefaciens ATCC 27592 genome encodes:
- the ppiD gene encoding peptidylprolyl isomerase, whose product MMDNLRAAANHVVLKIILGLIILSFLLTGVVSYQGSAGDYAAKVNGQVIERAQLEQAFQSERSRMQQQLGDQFSVLAGNEGYMQQMRHQALSQLIDNMLLDQYAKKLGLSVSDDQVKEAIRKAPYFQTNGQFDNAKYLDLISRMGYTADNFAQSMRQQLVNQQVIQAFGESGFILPTEAQGMTSLVLQQRDVRLATLDLKALQAKQTVTDDELKDYYSQNKNSFIAPEQVKVSYIPMDAASMQDKVTVADADISAYYDQHKSSYGQPERKNYSVIQLKTEAEANAVLDELKKGGDFATLAKEKSTDIISRRTGGELGWLEPDTTADELKQANLTEKGQLSGAVKSSVGYLVVRLNDIEPEKVKPLSEVRDAIAKQVKQEKAVDAYYALQQKVSEAATSDNESLASAEEAAGVKATQTDWFTRDNIPAALNFKPVVQSIFDGSLIGEGGSPGSNSDVITVDGDRAFVIRVSGHKPEGIEPFDQVKDRVAELVKRNKAEQEAKLQGEKLLVELKQGKGDEAMKAAGLSFGSVQKMARAPEDSQLVQSVFALPHPQEGKPVYGMSQDRQDNVVLIALDAVTPGSLSADEMKTFVSKMEEGATGVSFDSLLASLRKEAKITMGAAEQQQPQ is encoded by the coding sequence ATGATGGACAATTTACGCGCGGCAGCTAATCACGTCGTGCTCAAAATCATCCTGGGCTTGATCATTTTGTCATTTCTTTTGACAGGGGTGGTCAGCTATCAGGGGAGTGCCGGTGATTATGCAGCGAAGGTCAATGGCCAGGTGATCGAGCGTGCTCAGCTGGAACAGGCTTTCCAAAGCGAACGCAGCCGCATGCAGCAACAGTTGGGTGACCAGTTCTCCGTACTGGCGGGCAACGAAGGCTATATGCAGCAGATGCGCCATCAGGCACTGTCACAGCTGATCGACAACATGCTGCTGGACCAATATGCCAAGAAATTAGGCCTGAGCGTCAGTGACGATCAGGTGAAAGAAGCCATCCGTAAAGCGCCTTACTTCCAGACAAACGGCCAGTTCGATAACGCTAAATATCTCGATCTGATTAGCCGCATGGGTTACACCGCCGATAACTTTGCGCAGTCAATGCGTCAGCAGTTGGTTAATCAGCAGGTGATCCAGGCCTTCGGCGAGTCAGGTTTCATCCTGCCAACCGAAGCGCAAGGGATGACGTCACTGGTGCTGCAGCAGCGCGATGTGCGCCTGGCTACGCTGGATCTGAAAGCGTTGCAGGCCAAGCAGACCGTGACCGACGACGAGCTGAAAGACTACTACAGCCAGAACAAGAACAGCTTTATTGCGCCAGAGCAGGTCAAAGTAAGCTACATTCCGATGGACGCCGCCTCTATGCAGGACAAGGTGACGGTAGCCGATGCGGATATCAGCGCCTATTACGACCAGCACAAAAGCAGCTACGGCCAGCCTGAGCGTAAAAACTACAGCGTGATCCAGCTGAAAACCGAGGCGGAAGCCAATGCGGTGCTGGACGAGCTGAAAAAAGGCGGCGATTTCGCCACCCTGGCGAAAGAAAAATCCACCGACATCATCTCACGCCGTACCGGTGGCGAGCTGGGCTGGCTGGAGCCGGACACCACGGCAGACGAGCTGAAACAGGCAAACCTGACCGAAAAAGGCCAGCTTTCCGGTGCAGTGAAGTCCTCTGTCGGCTATTTAGTCGTACGTCTGAACGACATCGAGCCGGAAAAAGTTAAGCCGCTTAGCGAAGTGCGTGATGCCATCGCCAAGCAGGTTAAGCAGGAGAAGGCAGTAGACGCCTATTACGCGCTGCAGCAAAAGGTGAGTGAAGCGGCGACCAGCGATAACGAATCTCTGGCCTCAGCCGAAGAAGCCGCCGGTGTGAAAGCGACTCAGACCGATTGGTTCACCCGCGACAACATTCCGGCTGCGCTGAACTTCAAACCTGTCGTCCAGTCGATTTTCGACGGTTCACTGATTGGCGAAGGCGGCTCTCCGGGCAGCAACTCCGATGTAATCACCGTTGATGGCGACCGTGCCTTCGTGATCCGCGTCTCAGGCCACAAGCCAGAAGGCATTGAGCCGTTCGATCAGGTAAAAGATCGCGTGGCGGAATTGGTCAAGCGCAACAAAGCCGAACAGGAAGCGAAACTGCAGGGCGAAAAGCTGTTGGTTGAGCTGAAACAGGGCAAGGGCGACGAAGCGATGAAAGCGGCCGGCCTGAGCTTTGGCAGCGTGCAGAAGATGGCACGCGCGCCGGAAGACAGCCAACTGGTGCAGAGCGTGTTCGCGCTGCCGCACCCGCAGGAAGGCAAACCGGTATACGGCATGTCGCAAGACCGTCAGGACAACGTAGTGCTGATTGCACTTGATGCCGTGACGCCAGGCAGCCTGTCTGCAGACGAAATGAAAACCTTCGTCAGCAAAATGGAAGAAGGCGCTACCGGCGTCTCCTTTGACTCGCTGCTGGCCAGCTTGCGTAAAGAAGCCAAAATCACCATGGGTGCCGCTGAGCAGCAACAGCCTCAGTAA